The Candidatus Deferrimicrobiaceae bacterium genome includes a region encoding these proteins:
- a CDS encoding cytochrome c biogenesis protein ResB: MVDEKRAQSPIDRAWELLISLKLAITVLILLATASIFGTIIEQNQSIEKYSQVYEDWLVKILNSTGMFDMYHSLWFNGLLVLFTVNLTCCTIDRLPRVLKIVRNPKKIFDEQFEKSLSLAGKWRKKGSVSEWSARYTGALASAFTAPVVTNDGEAVHLYAEKGIISRFGVYITHLSIIIIFLGAIIGNVIGYKGFLGLPIGDAAQFIPVRGGSDLKDVGFKVRCNNFWVEYYRDQFGNPTEQPKEYASDLSILENGREVVRKKIVVNDPLRYKGVWFYQSSYGQDKPSARMLLRRADGSMPPETFHLLFTRGEAFGVPGMGIVRILDFQDNFEGKGQAIQVQIEKPGQQSVTEWLPAADPEADRKRGDAFIVSLQGVEQVTFTGLQVAHDPGVNTVWLGCTLMVIGIMIAFFMSHQRVWVRITPAPEGKVDVAVGGAATRNRLAFENKFEKIQGELKELQS; encoded by the coding sequence ATGGTTGACGAGAAACGCGCGCAATCCCCGATCGACCGGGCATGGGAACTTCTCATTTCGCTCAAGCTGGCCATCACGGTCCTCATTCTGCTGGCGACCGCCTCGATCTTCGGTACGATCATCGAGCAGAACCAGTCGATCGAGAAATACAGCCAGGTCTACGAGGACTGGCTGGTCAAGATCCTGAACTCCACCGGCATGTTCGACATGTACCACTCGCTCTGGTTCAACGGATTGCTGGTGCTGTTTACGGTCAACCTGACCTGCTGCACGATCGACCGGCTGCCGCGCGTCCTCAAGATCGTCCGGAATCCCAAGAAGATTTTCGATGAACAGTTCGAAAAATCGCTTTCGCTCGCCGGCAAGTGGCGCAAGAAGGGGAGCGTTTCCGAGTGGAGCGCCAGGTACACGGGCGCCCTCGCCTCCGCCTTCACCGCGCCCGTCGTCACGAACGACGGTGAGGCGGTCCACCTTTATGCCGAGAAGGGGATCATCTCCCGCTTCGGCGTCTACATCACCCACCTCTCGATCATCATCATCTTCCTGGGGGCGATCATCGGGAACGTGATCGGCTACAAGGGATTTCTCGGTCTTCCCATCGGCGATGCCGCCCAGTTCATCCCGGTCAGGGGCGGGTCCGACCTGAAGGACGTCGGATTCAAGGTCCGTTGCAACAACTTCTGGGTCGAGTATTACCGCGACCAGTTCGGTAACCCGACCGAACAGCCGAAGGAATATGCCTCCGACCTCAGCATTCTCGAGAACGGCCGCGAGGTCGTCCGCAAGAAGATCGTGGTCAACGACCCGCTGCGCTACAAGGGCGTCTGGTTCTATCAGTCCAGCTACGGCCAGGACAAGCCTTCGGCGCGCATGCTCCTTCGTCGCGCCGACGGATCCATGCCCCCCGAGACGTTCCACCTGCTGTTCACCCGCGGTGAGGCGTTCGGCGTTCCGGGCATGGGTATCGTGCGCATCCTCGATTTCCAGGACAACTTCGAGGGCAAGGGCCAGGCGATCCAGGTCCAGATCGAGAAGCCGGGGCAGCAATCCGTCACCGAGTGGCTGCCGGCGGCCGATCCCGAGGCCGATCGCAAGCGGGGCGACGCCTTCATCGTCTCGCTCCAGGGCGTCGAGCAGGTCACCTTCACCGGGCTGCAGGTGGCCCACGACCCGGGTGTCAACACGGTTTGGCTCGGGTGCACGCTCATGGTCATCGGCATCATGATCGCCTTCTTCATGTCCCACCAGCGCGTCTGGGTCCGCATCACGCCTGCCCCCGAGGGCAAGGTCGATGTGGCCGTGGGCGGTGCCGCGACGCGCAACCGGCTTGCCTTCGAAAATAAATTTGAGAAAATACAAGGCGAATTGAAGGAGCTGCAAAGCTAA
- a CDS encoding ATP-binding protein, with amino-acid sequence MAGFRLSLRDRGLQFKLTMVMFILFACTMSAVVVPYYWGRESLKQDLEKSFLELSNAIRVSVDQLTAPEETEQDRLRGYVEGLKRSGIREVSIIGEDMGVIDSTNPKEIGKHSKIKLPSKKQLIINATFGEEGPPSEGKIQSKDLVIPVTVGGDSLGYIHVRMQIEDFTDTIRRNLYLRTVSMMAIFSLGLALAVSISSHYVRPVEQLARAAEKVAAGDLSQTLAETGNDEVGRLTRSFNEMIAKLRQNRELEEKIRETQYLTHLGRLASGVAHEIRNPLNLIGLAVDHLDALTVGVTPEAGAEKSQTIHRIKEEILRLNELVTNFIMYGRPPALALASVSIPEIIDSVMAMAGPRLRAQKVHLEKTFTDSPPLLIDPDMIRRAVLNLVGNALDAMPSGGVLRIASGPAEGGGYAISVEDTGAGIAPADREKIFEPYFTTKSTGLGLGLILSKRIVEAHGGDITLTSEEGKGTCIRILLPGAANGAA; translated from the coding sequence ATGGCCGGATTTCGCCTGTCTCTCCGCGACCGGGGCTTGCAATTCAAGCTCACGATGGTGATGTTCATCCTGTTCGCCTGCACCATGTCGGCCGTCGTCGTGCCGTACTACTGGGGGCGCGAGTCGCTCAAGCAGGATCTCGAGAAAAGCTTCCTCGAGCTCTCCAACGCCATTCGGGTCAGCGTCGACCAGCTCACGGCGCCCGAAGAGACCGAGCAGGACCGCCTCCGCGGCTACGTCGAGGGGCTCAAGCGCTCCGGCATCCGCGAGGTGTCGATCATCGGCGAGGACATGGGGGTCATCGACAGCACCAACCCAAAGGAGATCGGGAAGCATTCGAAGATCAAGCTTCCCTCCAAGAAGCAGCTGATCATCAACGCCACCTTCGGCGAGGAGGGGCCGCCGAGCGAGGGCAAGATCCAGTCCAAGGATCTGGTCATCCCCGTCACGGTGGGGGGCGATTCGCTCGGCTACATCCACGTCCGCATGCAGATCGAGGATTTTACCGACACCATCCGGAGGAACCTTTATCTCCGTACCGTCAGCATGATGGCCATCTTCTCGCTTGGCCTTGCGCTGGCGGTCTCCATTTCCTCCCACTACGTCCGGCCGGTCGAGCAGCTGGCCCGGGCGGCCGAGAAGGTCGCGGCCGGAGACCTGTCCCAGACGCTGGCCGAGACCGGCAACGACGAGGTCGGGCGGCTCACCCGCTCCTTCAACGAGATGATCGCCAAACTGCGGCAGAACCGGGAGCTCGAGGAAAAGATCCGGGAGACGCAGTACCTCACGCACCTGGGGCGCCTCGCTTCCGGGGTGGCGCACGAGATCCGCAACCCGCTCAACCTGATCGGGCTGGCCGTCGACCATCTCGATGCGCTGACGGTCGGAGTGACGCCCGAGGCCGGCGCCGAAAAATCGCAGACCATCCACCGGATCAAGGAAGAGATCCTGCGGCTCAACGAGCTGGTCACCAACTTCATCATGTACGGCCGCCCCCCCGCGCTCGCGCTCGCGAGCGTCAGCATCCCCGAGATCATCGACAGCGTGATGGCGATGGCGGGCCCGCGGCTTCGCGCCCAGAAAGTCCACCTCGAGAAAACCTTCACCGATTCTCCCCCGCTGCTGATCGATCCCGACATGATCCGGCGGGCCGTGCTCAACCTGGTCGGCAACGCACTCGACGCCATGCCCAGCGGCGGGGTGCTTCGCATCGCCTCCGGGCCGGCCGAGGGGGGCGGATACGCGATCTCCGTCGAGGATACCGGCGCGGGAATCGCCCCGGCCGACCGCGAGAAGATCTTCGAGCCCTACTTCACCACCAAGAGCACGGGGCTGGGACTCGGGCTCATCCTGTCCAAGCGGATCGTCGAGGCGCACGGCGGCGACATCACGCTGACCTCCGAGGAGGGCAAGGGCACCTGCATCCGCATCCTGCTCCCGGGGGCAGCGAATGGAGCCGCTTAA
- the ccsB gene encoding c-type cytochrome biogenesis protein CcsB: MEPTVANIGNNVYFFDFTMILLGVASVVYLVGLYGDKPSISRGGTWICILAAISSFVALGLRWVESYQMGIGRIPVTNLYESLVFFAWAVVLFHLFVERKYHSLVFGAFVIPIAFATMVFAHFKGGGGAITPLNPALQSYWLHAHVITCFIGYAAFAVSAGVAVMYLLKAKQEAEKRTSGVVTLFPAAKQLDELVYKAIIWGFPFLTAGIITGAAWANYAWGTYWSWDPKETWSLIVWLVYAAFLHARVTRGWHGKRAAILSIVGFLSTIMCYLGVNLFLAGLHSYGGG; this comes from the coding sequence ATGGAACCCACCGTCGCGAACATCGGTAACAACGTCTATTTCTTCGACTTCACGATGATTCTGCTCGGCGTCGCCTCGGTCGTCTATCTCGTGGGGCTCTACGGCGACAAGCCGTCGATTTCCCGGGGCGGCACCTGGATCTGCATCCTGGCCGCCATCTCCTCGTTCGTCGCGCTCGGGTTGCGCTGGGTCGAATCCTACCAGATGGGCATCGGCCGGATTCCGGTGACGAACCTTTACGAATCGCTCGTATTCTTCGCGTGGGCGGTGGTCCTCTTCCACCTGTTCGTCGAGAGAAAATACCATTCGCTCGTGTTCGGCGCCTTCGTCATCCCGATCGCCTTCGCGACCATGGTGTTCGCCCACTTCAAGGGCGGCGGCGGCGCGATCACGCCGCTCAACCCGGCGCTCCAGTCCTACTGGCTCCATGCCCACGTCATCACCTGCTTCATCGGCTACGCGGCGTTCGCCGTTTCGGCCGGGGTCGCGGTGATGTACTTGCTCAAGGCGAAGCAGGAAGCGGAAAAGCGCACCAGCGGGGTCGTCACGCTTTTCCCCGCAGCGAAGCAGCTCGACGAGCTGGTCTACAAGGCCATCATCTGGGGCTTCCCGTTCCTGACGGCGGGCATCATCACCGGCGCCGCCTGGGCCAATTACGCCTGGGGCACCTATTGGTCCTGGGACCCCAAAGAAACCTGGTCGCTCATCGTCTGGCTGGTCTACGCCGCCTTCCTCCACGCCCGGGTTACCCGCGGCTGGCACGGCAAGCGGGCCGCTATTTTATCG
- a CDS encoding cytochrome c3 family protein, whose amino-acid sequence MKKFAAFMVVALAVVFAFGTAFANPEKIVIKEFQKSKPAVTFDHKAHQAKVKVCKDCHHKNEAGKEEKCSKCHAAKADGKKLEAKEAFHKQCKGCHQKEKKGPTKCDECHKK is encoded by the coding sequence ATGAAGAAGTTTGCGGCGTTTATGGTAGTGGCCTTGGCGGTTGTTTTTGCCTTCGGCACGGCTTTCGCGAACCCTGAGAAGATCGTCATCAAGGAGTTTCAGAAGTCGAAGCCCGCTGTCACGTTCGACCACAAGGCCCACCAGGCCAAGGTGAAGGTCTGCAAGGACTGTCACCACAAGAACGAGGCCGGCAAGGAAGAGAAGTGCTCCAAGTGCCATGCGGCAAAGGCGGACGGCAAGAAGCTCGAAGCCAAGGAAGCCTTCCACAAGCAGTGCAAGGGTTGCCATCAGAAGGAAAAGAAGGGCCCGACCAAGTGCGACGAGTGCCACAAGAAGTAA
- the serA gene encoding phosphoglycerate dehydrogenase, whose amino-acid sequence MKVLCLDNLQQVGIDVFLKEGIEVDVKGKMTPEELAKVINDYDGIVVRGATKATEVSFANVSRCKVIGRAGSGTDNIDKPAATKKGVVVMNTPGGNNVTTGEHAVAMMMALARQIPQATASMKAGKWEKNAFMGTELTGKVLGVVGMGQIGKVVAERGLGLKMQVLGYDPYVSKEDMARLGIECVTLDELYARADYITLHTPGTPETKGMINAATIAKMKDGVSLINCARGTLINEADVLAALQSGKMKGAALDVYAVEPPADFNAPLLQNPNVILTPHLGASTNEAQEKVAVLIAEQISDYLKKGTIRNSVNFPSVSAELMPTLKPWLEAGEKLGAFHGQLLDAPVKELKIEFLGEIGKLSTAPITISILKGMLQFQTEDVNLVNARMVAEERGIKVSEATSPRSADYANLLQVTAVTEKGDTSVAGTVFGASPRIVSIGSFPIEAELSGGILLLKNEDVPGVVGKIGTFLGEKKINIAGLQLGREKAGGMAISLFNVDQPVQGEVLDALKKLPNIKGAHYLSF is encoded by the coding sequence ATGAAGGTTCTTTGCCTCGACAACCTGCAGCAGGTCGGAATCGACGTGTTTCTCAAGGAAGGCATCGAGGTCGACGTCAAGGGCAAGATGACGCCCGAGGAGCTGGCCAAGGTCATCAACGATTACGACGGCATCGTCGTCCGGGGGGCCACCAAGGCCACCGAGGTCTCCTTCGCCAACGTTTCCCGTTGCAAGGTCATCGGCCGGGCCGGCAGCGGCACCGACAATATCGACAAGCCCGCCGCCACCAAGAAGGGCGTCGTCGTCATGAACACCCCGGGGGGCAACAACGTCACCACCGGCGAGCACGCCGTCGCCATGATGATGGCGCTGGCGCGCCAGATTCCGCAGGCCACCGCCTCGATGAAGGCCGGCAAGTGGGAAAAGAACGCCTTCATGGGCACCGAGCTCACCGGCAAGGTGCTGGGCGTCGTCGGCATGGGCCAGATCGGCAAGGTCGTCGCCGAGCGCGGCCTCGGGCTCAAGATGCAGGTGCTGGGCTACGACCCCTACGTGAGCAAGGAAGATATGGCCCGGCTCGGCATCGAGTGCGTCACGCTCGACGAGCTATATGCCCGCGCCGACTACATCACCCTCCACACCCCGGGCACGCCCGAGACCAAGGGCATGATCAACGCGGCCACGATCGCCAAAATGAAAGACGGCGTGTCGCTCATCAATTGCGCCCGCGGCACCCTCATCAACGAGGCCGACGTGCTCGCGGCGCTCCAGTCCGGAAAGATGAAGGGCGCGGCGCTCGACGTCTACGCGGTCGAGCCGCCGGCCGATTTCAATGCTCCTCTGCTCCAGAACCCCAACGTCATTCTCACGCCGCACCTGGGCGCCTCCACCAACGAGGCCCAGGAAAAGGTGGCGGTTCTCATCGCCGAGCAGATCAGCGATTACCTCAAGAAGGGGACCATCCGCAACTCGGTCAACTTCCCGTCGGTTTCCGCCGAGCTGATGCCCACGCTCAAGCCCTGGCTCGAGGCGGGCGAGAAGCTGGGCGCGTTCCACGGCCAGCTCCTCGACGCTCCCGTCAAAGAGCTCAAGATCGAATTCCTCGGCGAGATCGGCAAGCTGTCGACCGCGCCGATCACCATCTCCATCCTCAAGGGCATGCTCCAGTTCCAGACCGAAGACGTCAACCTCGTCAACGCCCGCATGGTGGCCGAAGAGCGCGGCATCAAGGTCAGCGAGGCCACGTCGCCGCGTTCGGCCGACTACGCGAACCTGCTCCAGGTGACGGCCGTCACCGAGAAGGGCGATACATCCGTCGCCGGCACCGTGTTCGGCGCCAGCCCGCGCATCGTTTCGATCGGGTCGTTCCCGATCGAGGCCGAGCTCTCCGGCGGGATCCTCCTGCTCAAGAACGAGGACGTCCCGGGCGTGGTCGGCAAGATCGGCACCTTCCTCGGCGAGAAAAAGATCAACATCGCCGGCCTTCAGCTTGGCCGCGAGAAGGCGGGCGGCATGGCGATCAGCCTCTTCAACGTCGACCAGCCGGTCCAGGGCGAGGTGCTCGACGCGCTCAAGAAGCTGCCCAACATCAAGGGCGCCCACTACCTGTCGTTCTGA
- a CDS encoding DUF3332 family protein: protein MSMRRVIKGIALATTLSLSALSVGCYGKFQLTRMIYDLNRSVEDKYVRSAVTWAFVIVPVYGFSAFLDFVVFNVVEFWTGENPMAVTRVHTEGTDTMAMTLSRDGKGTLATLDRFRAGKRMDSLVIRDAGDGVVRASLFENGLETRHSVARLGADGAVTVDGRAAGAAFSVRHAPAEVETLQARFKSLPGIRG from the coding sequence ATGTCCATGCGCCGTGTGATCAAGGGTATCGCGCTCGCGACCACCCTTTCCTTGTCCGCCCTGTCCGTCGGCTGTTACGGCAAGTTCCAGCTCACCCGGATGATCTACGATCTCAACCGCTCGGTCGAGGACAAGTACGTCCGAAGTGCGGTCACGTGGGCGTTCGTGATCGTCCCGGTCTACGGATTTTCGGCCTTCCTCGACTTCGTCGTCTTCAACGTCGTCGAGTTCTGGACCGGCGAGAATCCGATGGCGGTGACCCGGGTCCACACCGAAGGAACCGACACGATGGCGATGACGTTATCCCGCGACGGCAAGGGTACGCTGGCGACGCTCGACCGTTTCCGGGCGGGCAAGCGGATGGATTCGCTCGTGATCCGCGACGCGGGCGACGGCGTGGTCCGCGCGTCGCTCTTCGAGAACGGGCTCGAGACGCGCCATTCGGTCGCACGTCTCGGCGCCGACGGCGCCGTAACGGTCGACGGCCGCGCCGCGGGCGCCGCCTTCTCCGTGCGCCACGCCCCTGCCGAGGTCGAAACGCTGCAAGCGCGGTTCAAGTCGCTTCCGGGCATCCGGGGCTAG
- a CDS encoding sigma-54 dependent transcriptional regulator, producing the protein MTGTILVVDDEHNQREILGSILRSQGYATILAGSAEEALRAVEREPVDLVLTDLIMPGMTGVELIDALHEKNPGMPILLTSAYGTIQTAVDAIKRGAYYYLEKPVDRARLLIIIERALENLRLRESHRVLSEKLFPGAAEIIGEHPKIRDLKRILPRIARSEATVLLTGESGTGKEVVARNIHAMSDRSDAPFLAVNCASLPENLFESELFGHERGAFTGAHRREIGLFEAAEKGTLFLDEIAEVKLEIQAKLLRALQEREIRRVGGKDNIPIDVRIVAATNRGLEDAVKAGSFRADLFYRLNILKVSLPPLRERISDIPALALHFLGKHGEKGIPPVREISKEAMRLMMRYGWPGNIRELASVIERAVVLAEAGVITPEELPPELSDEAGAAGVQRAFELPPQGVDFEAVEEGLLRQAVERSGGVHTRGAELLRMSYKTYIYRLKKFGIIAP; encoded by the coding sequence ATGACGGGAACCATCCTCGTCGTCGACGACGAGCACAACCAGCGCGAGATCCTCGGATCCATCCTGCGCAGCCAGGGTTATGCGACGATCCTGGCCGGCAGCGCCGAAGAGGCGTTGCGGGCCGTCGAACGCGAGCCGGTCGATCTCGTGCTGACCGACCTCATCATGCCCGGCATGACCGGCGTCGAGCTGATCGATGCCCTGCACGAGAAAAACCCGGGCATGCCCATCCTGCTGACGAGCGCCTACGGCACGATCCAGACCGCGGTCGACGCCATCAAGCGGGGCGCCTACTACTATCTGGAAAAGCCCGTCGACCGGGCCCGCCTCCTCATCATCATCGAGCGCGCGCTCGAGAACCTTAGGCTGCGCGAATCCCACCGCGTCCTGTCCGAAAAGCTGTTTCCCGGCGCGGCCGAGATCATCGGCGAGCACCCGAAGATCCGCGACCTCAAGCGGATCCTCCCCCGCATCGCGCGCAGCGAAGCGACCGTTCTGCTCACGGGCGAGAGCGGCACGGGAAAAGAGGTGGTGGCCCGCAACATCCACGCGATGAGCGACCGAAGCGACGCCCCGTTCCTTGCGGTCAACTGCGCTTCCCTTCCCGAGAACCTGTTCGAAAGCGAGCTGTTCGGCCACGAGCGGGGGGCCTTCACCGGGGCGCACCGGCGCGAGATCGGGCTGTTCGAGGCGGCCGAGAAAGGCACCCTGTTCCTCGACGAGATCGCCGAGGTCAAGCTCGAGATCCAGGCCAAGCTGCTGCGTGCGCTGCAGGAGCGGGAGATCCGGCGGGTCGGGGGAAAGGACAACATCCCGATCGACGTCCGGATCGTCGCGGCCACCAACCGGGGACTCGAAGATGCCGTCAAGGCCGGGTCTTTCCGGGCCGACCTGTTTTATCGCCTCAACATCCTCAAGGTGTCGCTCCCCCCGCTGCGGGAGCGGATCTCCGACATCCCGGCGCTGGCGCTCCACTTTCTCGGGAAGCATGGCGAAAAGGGGATTCCCCCGGTCCGCGAGATCTCGAAGGAGGCGATGCGGCTGATGATGCGCTATGGTTGGCCGGGCAATATCCGCGAGCTCGCGTCGGTGATCGAGCGTGCGGTGGTTTTGGCCGAGGCGGGCGTCATCACTCCCGAAGAGCTTCCTCCCGAATTGAGCGACGAAGCCGGCGCTGCCGGAGTCCAGCGCGCCTTCGAGCTGCCGCCGCAGGGCGTCGATTTCGAGGCGGTCGAAGAAGGGTTGCTTCGGCAGGCGGTCGAGCGCTCCGGGGGTGTTCATACGCGGGGGGCCGAGCTGCTCCGGATGAGCTACAAAACATACATCTACCGGCTCAAGAAGTTCGGGATCATCGCCCCCTGA
- a CDS encoding FAD-dependent oxidoreductase, translated as MDFLRPENLLRYGYKDCLLCEVDRKGEEKRCRRCGGRVGQRDRLLWEINRERIRRNAATLSRFWPGAGHIYSGRYGIGFFWAILIPLALGLMVNVWQGPSIRSAFRMMGHGAAGKAFLDVWHAATYGHFVLILAFCYIWYLARKDAARGFKTILAPCQAACPSGVDIPDYLALVREGHPVEALALVHDKLPFAAFCGRACPHPCEQKCVRNEWNAPISIMQIKRFAADRGYAAGVAPSNEIVDGIPSPRIAVIGAGPAGLSAANTLARLGCKVTVYDENEEPGGTIRYGVTDFRFPYEALLSDVRAILARGVHFQGGRKFGADLSFPDLAREGFDAMLIAVGTNAAIRLPGTGGENEGFHDALTFLAKVKRKEPVRLQGKVVIIGGGAVAIDVARTVVRLGAPDVTITCLESRETMPAFKWEVEEALDEGIKLLPGTASKKFLMRDGRVCGFEALQVERIDLDPKGRILPRTIPGSEFEVGADVVIMAIGSRPAMEFLPAGSSRRLVDPGHHVYQLISTGKDSTIPAYMCGDCVRGPATVVEASASGRAAALNIYGGLCVSEVKKARFEDNYRRLPEPQVTDRPEWRVRLHGPKLMAEESRCTFEEVEKGFTEESVRREAERCARCNLWL; from the coding sequence ATGGATTTTCTGCGTCCTGAAAACCTGCTTCGTTACGGCTACAAGGACTGCCTCCTCTGCGAGGTCGACCGGAAGGGCGAAGAAAAGCGTTGCCGGCGATGCGGCGGCCGCGTCGGGCAGCGCGACCGCCTCCTGTGGGAGATCAACCGGGAGCGCATTCGACGTAACGCCGCCACGCTCTCCCGCTTCTGGCCGGGGGCAGGCCATATTTATAGTGGCCGCTACGGCATCGGATTCTTCTGGGCCATCCTGATCCCGCTTGCGCTTGGGCTCATGGTCAATGTGTGGCAGGGGCCTTCCATCCGGTCCGCGTTCCGCATGATGGGGCACGGGGCAGCCGGCAAGGCGTTCCTCGACGTCTGGCACGCCGCGACCTACGGTCACTTCGTCCTCATCCTTGCCTTCTGCTACATCTGGTACCTTGCGCGCAAGGACGCCGCCAGGGGTTTCAAGACGATTCTCGCTCCGTGTCAGGCAGCCTGCCCCTCCGGCGTCGACATCCCCGATTATCTTGCGCTCGTGCGTGAAGGGCACCCGGTCGAAGCGCTGGCGCTCGTGCACGACAAGCTGCCCTTCGCCGCATTCTGCGGGCGCGCCTGTCCCCATCCTTGCGAGCAGAAATGCGTCAGGAACGAATGGAACGCTCCCATTTCGATCATGCAAATCAAGCGGTTCGCCGCCGACCGGGGCTATGCGGCCGGCGTCGCCCCCTCCAATGAGATCGTCGACGGCATTCCCTCGCCGCGCATCGCCGTCATCGGAGCTGGCCCTGCGGGCCTGTCCGCCGCGAACACGCTGGCAAGGCTGGGCTGCAAGGTCACTGTCTACGACGAAAACGAGGAGCCGGGCGGCACCATCCGATACGGCGTCACCGACTTCCGGTTCCCGTACGAGGCGTTGCTCTCCGACGTCCGGGCCATCCTCGCCCGGGGGGTCCACTTCCAGGGGGGCCGGAAATTCGGCGCCGATCTGTCGTTCCCCGATCTCGCCCGCGAAGGATTCGACGCCATGTTGATCGCCGTCGGCACCAACGCCGCGATCCGCCTCCCCGGGACGGGGGGCGAAAACGAAGGCTTCCACGACGCGCTCACGTTTCTCGCCAAGGTCAAGCGTAAGGAGCCGGTCCGTCTCCAGGGCAAGGTCGTCATCATCGGGGGCGGCGCCGTCGCGATCGACGTCGCCCGAACCGTGGTCCGGCTCGGGGCGCCCGATGTCACGATCACCTGCCTCGAGTCACGCGAGACCATGCCCGCGTTCAAGTGGGAAGTCGAGGAGGCGCTCGATGAGGGAATCAAGCTGCTCCCCGGCACCGCATCCAAGAAATTTCTCATGCGCGACGGCCGTGTTTGCGGATTCGAGGCGCTCCAGGTCGAGCGGATCGACCTTGATCCCAAGGGGCGCATCCTGCCGCGCACCATCCCGGGAAGCGAGTTCGAGGTCGGAGCCGACGTTGTTATCATGGCCATCGGAAGCCGTCCTGCGATGGAATTCCTCCCGGCCGGTTCGTCCCGCCGGCTCGTCGATCCGGGCCATCACGTTTACCAGTTGATTTCCACGGGGAAGGATTCTACAATTCCCGCCTATATGTGCGGCGACTGCGTCAGGGGCCCCGCGACCGTTGTTGAAGCCTCCGCTTCCGGTCGCGCAGCCGCATTGAATATTTATGGCGGCCTGTGCGTCTCAGAGGTCAAGAAGGCGCGGTTCGAAGACAATTATCGCCGCCTGCCCGAACCCCAGGTCACCGATCGCCCCGAGTGGCGGGTTCGGCTCCATGGTCCCAAGCTCATGGCCGAAGAAAGTCGTTGCACGTTTGAAGAAGTCGAAAAGGGGTTCACCGAAGAAAGCGTTCGCCGCGAGGCCGAACGTTGTGCCAGGTGCAATCTCTGGTTATAA
- a CDS encoding adenylosuccinate synthase, producing MKSIIVLGAQWGDEGKGKIVDIYSEFADTVVRPTGGNNAGHTLVVKGEKFVFHLIPSGILHPGKKCVIGNGTVIDPKVLLTEIDRLQERGYLKDDNQLRLALLAHIIMPWHVLLDRAREDKLGCNKIGTTARGIGPCYEDKVARVGIRGIDLLQPEVFAAKLKANLEFKNFLFTNYYGLEPLSYQAIYDEYLGYTERLKPYFIDTSLFVNEEIVRGAKVLFEGAQGSLLDIDHGTYPFVTSSNTTAGGVCTGSGVAPTRISGTIGVSKAYATRVGGGPFPTELLDEDGNTIREKGHEFGATTGRPRRCGWFDAPVVRYANRVNALAGIALTKLDVLSGMPRLKVCVGYDVAGVRHDEVPLALAELEAAKPIYETVEGWPEDITSAREFGDLPKAAQRYVRTIEELCGVEVTLVSVGADRNQTIIRKNPFRA from the coding sequence GTGAAAAGCATCATCGTGCTCGGCGCCCAATGGGGCGACGAGGGCAAAGGGAAGATCGTTGACATCTACTCCGAGTTCGCCGACACCGTCGTCCGTCCGACGGGAGGCAACAACGCCGGGCACACGCTCGTCGTCAAGGGCGAGAAATTCGTATTTCACCTGATTCCCTCCGGCATCCTTCATCCCGGCAAGAAGTGCGTCATCGGCAACGGCACCGTGATCGATCCCAAGGTTCTCCTGACCGAGATCGACCGTCTCCAGGAACGCGGCTACCTCAAAGACGATAACCAGCTCCGCCTGGCGCTGCTCGCCCACATCATCATGCCCTGGCACGTCCTGCTCGATCGCGCCCGGGAAGACAAGCTGGGATGCAACAAGATCGGCACCACGGCGCGCGGGATCGGCCCCTGCTACGAGGACAAGGTGGCGCGGGTCGGCATACGCGGCATCGATCTCCTGCAGCCCGAGGTGTTCGCGGCCAAGCTCAAGGCCAACCTCGAGTTCAAGAACTTCCTGTTCACGAACTACTACGGTCTCGAACCGCTGTCGTACCAGGCGATCTACGACGAATACCTCGGCTACACCGAGCGGCTCAAGCCCTACTTCATCGATACGTCGCTGTTCGTCAACGAAGAGATCGTCCGCGGCGCCAAGGTCCTGTTCGAAGGGGCGCAGGGCTCTCTGCTCGACATCGATCACGGCACCTATCCGTTCGTCACTTCGTCGAATACCACCGCGGGCGGCGTCTGCACCGGCTCAGGTGTCGCGCCCACGCGAATCAGCGGTACCATCGGCGTCTCCAAGGCATACGCCACCCGGGTCGGCGGCGGCCCTTTTCCGACCGAGCTCCTCGACGAAGACGGCAACACGATCCGCGAAAAAGGCCACGAATTCGGCGCCACCACCGGTCGCCCGCGCCGGTGCGGCTGGTTCGACGCCCCGGTGGTCCGCTATGCCAACCGGGTCAACGCCTTGGCAGGCATCGCCCTGACCAAGCTCGACGTCCTTTCGGGCATGCCGCGCCTGAAGGTCTGCGTCGGTTACGACGTCGCCGGCGTCCGCCACGACGAAGTGCCGCTGGCGCTGGCCGAGCTCGAGGCAGCGAAGCCGATCTACGAGACGGTCGAAGGATGGCCCGAGGACATCACGTCCGCCCGCGAGTTCGGCGACCTGCCCAAGGCGGCCCAAAGGTACGTCCGGACGATCGAGGAACTATGCGGGGTCGAGGTGACGCTGGTATCGGTCGGCGCCGACCGGAACCAGACCATCATCCGGAAGAACCCGTTTCGCGCTTGA